From Oenanthe melanoleuca isolate GR-GAL-2019-014 chromosome 18, OMel1.0, whole genome shotgun sequence, a single genomic window includes:
- the ADAP2 gene encoding arf-GAP with dual PH domain-containing protein 2 isoform X2: MDYDRNKTLLLELQRAAGTGPEWASYKLGIFICLTCSGIHRNLPEISRVKSLRLDFWESNLIEFMRSHGNLWSKAKYEAKVPPYYYIPKSHDCMVLREQWIRAKYERGEFLDTRVCPDPCSAGSREGCLWKLGKVRRQFQKRQFLLSAREGVMKYYSKESRGPKAVISIETLNAMFQVEKIGHNHGLQITYITDGQTRNLFVYHESGKEIVDWFNAIRAARYHYLRITFPNVPEPELIPRITRNFVQEGYMEKTGPKQKEAFKVRWFCLDSQERNLIYFKNPLDAFAQGQVYIGRRDEGYEVRDDLPQKVCMKKEKPVITLVTPVREFVFICENDRRQKEWMDALNEVITRL, from the exons ATGGACTACGACCGCAACAAGacgctgctgctggagctgcagagggcgGCCGGGACCG GTCCAGAATGGGCCTCTTACAAACTTGGAATATTCATTTGTTTGACTTGCTCTGGAATTCATCGCAATCTTCCTGAAATCAGCAGAGTCAAATCCCTTCGGCTTGACTTCTGGGAGAGCAATTTAATAGAG tttatGAGGAGTCACGGGAATCTCTGGTCCAAAGCTAAGTATGAGGCAAAGGTACCTCCGTACTATTACATCCCCAAGTCCCATGACTGCAT gGTTTTAAGAGAGCAGTGGATTAGAGCAAAATATGAGCGTGGGGAATTTCTTGACACCCGAGTCTGCCCAGATCCCTGTTCTGCAG GCAGCCGTGAAGGATGCCTCTGGAAGCTTGGGAAGGTACGCAGACAGTTCCAGAAGAGACAATTTCTCCTATCAGCAAGGGAAGGGGTGATGAAGTACTACAGCAAAGAA TCCAGAGGTCCAAAAGCCGTTATCAGCATTGAGACTCTGAATGCAATGTTCCAGGTGGAGAAAATAGGACACAATCACGGGCTGCAGATCACATACATCACAGATGGTCAAACAAGGAACCTTTTTGTCTATCACGAAAGTGGAAAG GAGATCGTTGACTGGTTCAATGCTATTCGGGCAGCACGTTACCATTATCTCAGAATAACCTTCCCAAATGTCCCTGAGCCTGAG CTCATTCCCAGGATCACAAGAAATTTTGTCCAAGAAGGATATATGGAGAAAACAGGACCAAAA CAGAAGGAGGCCTTTAAGGTACGCTGGTTCTGCTTGGATTCTCAAGAAAGGAACCTGatatactttaaaaatccaCTG GATGCATTTGCACAGGGCCAGGTTTACATTGGAAGGAGGGATGAGGGATATGAAGTACGAGATGATTTACCCCAGAAAGTCTgcatgaagaaggaaaagccaGTGATCACTCTGGTCACGCCAGTGAGAGAGTTTGTGTTTATCTGTGAGAATGACAGGAGGCAGAAGGAGTGGATGGACGCCTTGAACGAAGTCATCACCCGGCTCTGA
- the ADAP2 gene encoding arf-GAP with dual PH domain-containing protein 2 isoform X3, which yields MRSHGNLWSKAKYEAKVPPYYYIPKSHDCMVLREQWIRAKYERGEFLDTRVCPDPCSAGSREGCLWKLGKVRRQFQKRQFLLSAREGVMKYYSKESRGPKAVISIETLNAMFQVEKIGHNHGLQITYITDGQTRNLFVYHESGKEIVDWFNAIRAARYHYLRITFPNVPEPELIPRITRNFVQEGYMEKTGPKQKEAFKVRWFCLDSQERNLIYFKNPLDAFAQGQVYIGRRDEGYEVRDDLPQKVCMKKEKPVITLVTPVREFVFICENDRRQKEWMDALNEVITRL from the exons atGAGGAGTCACGGGAATCTCTGGTCCAAAGCTAAGTATGAGGCAAAGGTACCTCCGTACTATTACATCCCCAAGTCCCATGACTGCAT gGTTTTAAGAGAGCAGTGGATTAGAGCAAAATATGAGCGTGGGGAATTTCTTGACACCCGAGTCTGCCCAGATCCCTGTTCTGCAG GCAGCCGTGAAGGATGCCTCTGGAAGCTTGGGAAGGTACGCAGACAGTTCCAGAAGAGACAATTTCTCCTATCAGCAAGGGAAGGGGTGATGAAGTACTACAGCAAAGAA TCCAGAGGTCCAAAAGCCGTTATCAGCATTGAGACTCTGAATGCAATGTTCCAGGTGGAGAAAATAGGACACAATCACGGGCTGCAGATCACATACATCACAGATGGTCAAACAAGGAACCTTTTTGTCTATCACGAAAGTGGAAAG GAGATCGTTGACTGGTTCAATGCTATTCGGGCAGCACGTTACCATTATCTCAGAATAACCTTCCCAAATGTCCCTGAGCCTGAG CTCATTCCCAGGATCACAAGAAATTTTGTCCAAGAAGGATATATGGAGAAAACAGGACCAAAA CAGAAGGAGGCCTTTAAGGTACGCTGGTTCTGCTTGGATTCTCAAGAAAGGAACCTGatatactttaaaaatccaCTG GATGCATTTGCACAGGGCCAGGTTTACATTGGAAGGAGGGATGAGGGATATGAAGTACGAGATGATTTACCCCAGAAAGTCTgcatgaagaaggaaaagccaGTGATCACTCTGGTCACGCCAGTGAGAGAGTTTGTGTTTATCTGTGAGAATGACAGGAGGCAGAAGGAGTGGATGGACGCCTTGAACGAAGTCATCACCCGGCTCTGA
- the ADAP2 gene encoding arf-GAP with dual PH domain-containing protein 2 isoform X1: protein MDYDRNKTLLLELQRAAGTGNDHCADCGDPGPEWASYKLGIFICLTCSGIHRNLPEISRVKSLRLDFWESNLIEFMRSHGNLWSKAKYEAKVPPYYYIPKSHDCMVLREQWIRAKYERGEFLDTRVCPDPCSAGSREGCLWKLGKVRRQFQKRQFLLSAREGVMKYYSKESRGPKAVISIETLNAMFQVEKIGHNHGLQITYITDGQTRNLFVYHESGKEIVDWFNAIRAARYHYLRITFPNVPEPELIPRITRNFVQEGYMEKTGPKQKEAFKVRWFCLDSQERNLIYFKNPLDAFAQGQVYIGRRDEGYEVRDDLPQKVCMKKEKPVITLVTPVREFVFICENDRRQKEWMDALNEVITRL, encoded by the exons ATGGACTACGACCGCAACAAGacgctgctgctggagctgcagagggcgGCCGGGACCGGTAACGATCACTGCGCCGACTGCGGGGACCCGG GTCCAGAATGGGCCTCTTACAAACTTGGAATATTCATTTGTTTGACTTGCTCTGGAATTCATCGCAATCTTCCTGAAATCAGCAGAGTCAAATCCCTTCGGCTTGACTTCTGGGAGAGCAATTTAATAGAG tttatGAGGAGTCACGGGAATCTCTGGTCCAAAGCTAAGTATGAGGCAAAGGTACCTCCGTACTATTACATCCCCAAGTCCCATGACTGCAT gGTTTTAAGAGAGCAGTGGATTAGAGCAAAATATGAGCGTGGGGAATTTCTTGACACCCGAGTCTGCCCAGATCCCTGTTCTGCAG GCAGCCGTGAAGGATGCCTCTGGAAGCTTGGGAAGGTACGCAGACAGTTCCAGAAGAGACAATTTCTCCTATCAGCAAGGGAAGGGGTGATGAAGTACTACAGCAAAGAA TCCAGAGGTCCAAAAGCCGTTATCAGCATTGAGACTCTGAATGCAATGTTCCAGGTGGAGAAAATAGGACACAATCACGGGCTGCAGATCACATACATCACAGATGGTCAAACAAGGAACCTTTTTGTCTATCACGAAAGTGGAAAG GAGATCGTTGACTGGTTCAATGCTATTCGGGCAGCACGTTACCATTATCTCAGAATAACCTTCCCAAATGTCCCTGAGCCTGAG CTCATTCCCAGGATCACAAGAAATTTTGTCCAAGAAGGATATATGGAGAAAACAGGACCAAAA CAGAAGGAGGCCTTTAAGGTACGCTGGTTCTGCTTGGATTCTCAAGAAAGGAACCTGatatactttaaaaatccaCTG GATGCATTTGCACAGGGCCAGGTTTACATTGGAAGGAGGGATGAGGGATATGAAGTACGAGATGATTTACCCCAGAAAGTCTgcatgaagaaggaaaagccaGTGATCACTCTGGTCACGCCAGTGAGAGAGTTTGTGTTTATCTGTGAGAATGACAGGAGGCAGAAGGAGTGGATGGACGCCTTGAACGAAGTCATCACCCGGCTCTGA